A single region of the Theileria annulata chromosome 4, complete sequence, *** SEQUENCING IN PROGRESS *** genome encodes:
- a CDS encoding uncharacterized protein (SMART RING (SM00184) at aa 58-97, E()=5.56e-03; ZnF_NFX (SM00438) at aa 79-99, E()=0.00e+00), whose amino-acid sequence MDILNEFTVSELIDLEGALCFGLTPFEVLRTPRTVDTEKFDRLETTLNDSGLREELTCAICSGIISKCVVIKTCLHRFCSNCIEKCVRVGTRGCPKCRKHVPSRRFFRNDPIYDSLISRIISNVEVFEELSDTFTMAINKGMKNDPTINAIRSKYLNENPKIHIDHLKQVGELHEGDFSLESKFDNKVYVREVKEKRREVLKLLPKPIHFTKLQYKILSDDTLPQILPNHMKCDGNITIYQLYLYIKSSLKLSRNSKICIYLKDHDYIPSLNVTLALLRNIVRSTY is encoded by the exons ATGGATATATTGAATGAATTTACAGTATCGGAATTGATAGATTTAGAAGGAGCACTTTGTTTTGGATTAACACCATTTGAAGTGTTAAGAACACCAAGAACAGTAGATACCGAGAAATTTGATAGATTAGAAACGACATTAAATGATTCTGGACTTCGAGAAGAATTAACATGTGCAATATGTTCCGGAATAATCTCAAAATGTGTCGTTATTAAAACTTGTCTTCATAGATTCTGTTCAAACTGTATTGAAAAATGTGTTCGAGTTGG aacAAGAGGATGTCCGAAATGTAGGAAACATGTACCATCTCGAAGATTCTTTAGAAATGATCCAATTTATGATTCTTTAATCTCAAGAATCATATCAAATGTTGAA GTATTTGAAGAACTTAGTGATACATTTACTATGGCAATAAATAAAg GAATGAAAAATGATCCAACAATTAATGCAATCAGATCAAAATATCTTAATGAAAATCCTAAAATACATATTGATCATCTTAAACAAG TTGGTGAATTACATGAAGGAGATTTTTCATTGGAAagtaaatttgataataaagtATATGTACGTGAAGTAAAAGAGAAAAGACGTgaagtattaaaattattaccCAAACCAATACATTTTACCAAATtacaatataaaattttatctGATGATACATTACCACAAATTCTACCAAATCAT aTGAAATGTGATGGaaatataacaatatatcaattatatttatatattaaatcatcattaaaattaagtcgaaattcaaaaatttgtatatacTTAAAG gatCATGATTATATACCTTCACTTAATGTTACATTAGCACTTTTAAGAAATATCGTACGTTcaacatattaa
- a CDS encoding uncharacterized protein (Tap579b07.q1c.cand.37 - score = 8.05): MEYEESLEKGVELLESLSLSDSLVDSQIFPLYSEFLNNKLNSDISFDDENSKECVNLQEIETRRQSSTDTIHICNNLACDLKIKVLERKITLLETQNSQLIINSCSMYNTLIKHIQSLTDEINKFKQINN; encoded by the coding sequence ATGGAATATGAAGAATCATTAGAAAAAGGTGTGGAACTATTGGAATCTTTATCTCTATCAGATTCTCTTGTAGATTCTCAAATATTTCCTTTATATTCTGAATTtcttaataataaactaaattcTGATATTTCATTTGATGACGAAAATTCTAaagaatgtgtaaatttacAGGAAATTGAAACTAGAAGACAATCTTCAACTGATACTATTCAcatttgtaataatttggCTTGTGACTTAAAGATTAAGGTTTTGGAACGGAAAATTACTCTATTAGAAACTCAAAACTCACAATTAATCATCAATTCTTGTTCAATGtataatacattaattaaacaCATACAATCATTAActgatgaaattaataaatttaaacaaattaataattaa
- a CDS encoding uncharacterized protein (Tap579b07.q1c.cand.36 - score = 63.24;~SMART pfam:FtsJ (PF01728) at aa 24-202, E()=1.90e-74) → MKTKSKTGKNRLDKYYHLAKEHGYRSRSAFKIIQLSKKFNIFQNCNVLVDLCAAPGGWLQVASNQLPVSSTIIGVDLVPIKPIKGVTTFQADIRTPKCLSLITNHLNGMNVDVVLHDGSPNMGCNWNLDAFNQNVLVLTACKMACSLLRKGGIFVTKVFRSSDYNSLVWMLSNCFDKVKVTKPQSSRNVSAEIFAVCIGFKTLKLIDQRLFNPDYVFQNSDVPIEQNELSQSNKLLSNTPKSLSNTPKTLTHTSKTPNHVSKTLNQLLKEQKKINREGYEGPIYSEISVIDFLKSKEPAVILVTYNKLLFTTTNSNTIGTKSTDEEILEMVKENPLTTEEIKLLCSDLKVAGKSDLQSLLKWRFKLINTIPNLKTKSNPSDSTKPGIDGSEPTISDTTVSTTTDPTAMDTVDSTIDSTVIEMDKKIKNKIESEKRRLERKQRKMLKKLKIGKNSNSSLITPDPDLFSLNSSNLQSYPEALPDGSESEETDIESKETDPESEETDVESQLPADIESEDTVIDSQLTDIESDIATEIESEDTVVESDELEDYEMKRLMNMEIDLEVRHSIDKINEQNTKHVKLSRKQKAKLEQSNELKNFINKLQYEAQIHHMNQSDHSDTEPDVNYEQGDSNSDQGDSDIETPHRDIKQDDLNGNLDEDLISKRWFDNDIFKLNLHTNHSTKQPKPPKQVEHPKLSKLSEQPELPNKSKENMDIKIVPAISNSEKEEIMGDVNKLAEIQALGSLMINKKTRMALIDGAYNKRTFTDEDLPSWFVEDENKHNKPQYPVTKELMKKYKAKLLELKNRPIKKVLEAKHRKALRAKKKLKSILPKIEAISNDRESTENPNKLLRGLKKIQSTKRQKVYVISRRSNFNKLTKGGKQKSNKSKGSRKVLKHVDRRMKQDNRRSKIKPKRKSRKIRPH, encoded by the exons atgaaGACTAAAAGTAAAACTGGCAAAAATAGActtgataaatattatcatttagCTAAAGAACATGGATATAGATCACGTTCTGCATTTAAAATCATACAATTATCCAAAAAATTCAATATCTTCCAAAATTGCAA TGTATTGGTTGATTTATGTGCTGCTCCAGGTGGTTGGTTACAAGTTGCTTCAAATCAATTACCAGTTTCAAGTACTATTATAGGAGTTGATTTAGTACCAATTAAACCAATTAAAGGAGTTACTACATTCCAAGCTGATATTAGAACACCCAAATGTCTTTCACTCATTACTAATCATCTTAAC GGTATGAATGTAGATGTGGTATTACATGATGGATCACCGAATATGGGATGTAATTGGAATTTGGATGCGTTTAATCAGAatgtattagtattaacaGCGTGCAAAATGGCATGTAGTTTACTTAGGAAGGGTGGAATCTTTGTTACAAAGGTTTTCAGATCCTCAGACTATAATTCTCTGGTCTGGATGTTAAGTAACTGTTTTGACAAAGTCAAAGTTACAAAGCCTCAGAGTAGTAGAAATGTATCAGCAGAAATCTTTGCTGTATGTATTGGATTTAAAACACTTAAACTCATTGATCAAAGGCTTTTTAATCCCGATTATGTATTTCAAAATTCTGATGTACCAATAGAACAAAATGAATTAAGTCAATCAAATAAACTACTAAGTAACACCCCAAAATCTCTAAGTAATACCCCCAAAACCTTAACTCATACATCGAAAACTCCAAATCATGTATCAAAAACATTGAATCAATTACTCAAGGAACAAAAGAAAATCAATCGTGAAGGATATGAAGGTCCAATATATTCTGAAATTAGTGTTATTGATTTCCTTAAATCTAAAGAACCGGCTGTAATTCTAGTAACATACAATAAACTTCTATtcactactactaatagtaATACCATTGGTACTAAGAGTACTGATGAGGAGATATTGGAAATGGTTAAGGAGAATCCATTAACTACTGAAGagataaaattactttGTTCAGACTTGAAAGTTGCTGGGAAATCTGATCTACAATCATTACTTAAATGGAGATTTAAACTTATCAATACTATTCCAAATCTTAAAACAAAATCTAATCCATCAGATTCAACAAAGCCAGGAATAGACGGTTCAGAACCTACTATTTCTGATACTACAGTTTCTACTACTACAGATCCTACGGCTATGGATACTGTAGATTCTACTATAGATTCTACGGTTATAGAAATGGATAAAAAgataaagaataaaattgaaagTGAGAAAAGACGTTTGGAAAGAAAACAAagaaaaatgttaaaaaagttaaaaattggtaaaaactcaaattcttcattaatAACTCCTGATCCTGACTTATTTAGTCTTAATTCATCCAATTTACAATCCTATCCAGAGGCCTTACCAGATGGTTCAGAGTCTGAAGAAACAGATATAGAATCTAAAGAAACAGATCCAGAGTCTGAGGAAACAGATGTAGAATCACAATTACCAGCTGATATAGAATCTGAAGACACAGTTATAGATTCTCAGTTAACAGATATAGAATCAGATATAGCAACAGAAATAGAATCTGAAGACACAGTTGTAGAATCAGATGAGTTGGAAGATTATGAAATGAAAAGATTAATGAATATGGAAATAGATTTGGAAGTTCGACATTCAATTGATAAGATTAATGAACAAAATACAAAACATGTAAAATTGTCAAGAAAACAAAAGGCCAAATTAGAACAATCAAATGAACTTAAgaatttcattaataaattacaatatGAAGCACAAATTCATCATATGAATCAATCAGATCATTCCGATACTGAACCAGATGTGAATTATGAGCAAGGTGATTCGAATTCTGACCAAGGTGACTCAGATATAGAAACACCTCACAGAGATATAAAACAAGATGATTTGAATGGAAATTTGGATGAAGATTTAATATCAAAAAGATGGTTTGATAATGATATTTTCAAACTTAATCTACATACAAATCATTCAACCAAACAACCTAAACCACCTAAACAAGTTGAACACCCTAAACTATCTAAACTATCTGAACAACCTGAACTTCCTAATAAGTCTAAAGAAAATATGGATATAAAGATAGTACCAGCAATATCAAATAGTGAGAAAGAAGAAATAATGGGAgatgttaataaattggCAGAAATTCAAGCGTTGGGTTcattaatgataaataagAAGACGAGAATGGCATTAATTGATGGAGcatataataaaagaacGTTTACTGATGAGGATTTGCCAAGTTGGTTTGTAGAGGATGAGAATAAGCACAATAAGCCTCAGTACCCAGTGACAAAGGAACTAATGAAAAAGTACAAAGCGAAGCTTTTGGAGCTAAAAAATAGGCCTATAAAGAAGGTTTTGGAAGCTAAACATAGAAAAGCATTAAGAGCTAAGAAGAAATTAAAGTCAATTTTACCGAAAATTGAAGCCATCTCAAATGACCGAGAAAGTACCGAGAATCCAAACAAACTCCTCAGAGGATTAAAGAAAATACAATCCACTAAACGTCAAAAAGTTTATGTAATCTCAAGAAGATCAAATTTCAATAAACTTACCAAAGGTGGGAAACaaaaatctaataaaaGTAAAGGAAGTAGAAAAGTTTTAAAACATGTTGATCGAAGAATGAAACAAGATAATCGAAGATCTAAAATCAAACCTAAACGTAAATCCAGAAAAATACGTCCACACTAA
- a CDS encoding vacuolar proton-translocating ATPase, putative (Tap579b07.q1c.cand.36 - score = 63.24;~SMART pfam:ATP-synt_C (PF00137) at aa 17-82, E()=3.30e-04; 113-178, E()=5.80e-09;~4 probable transmembrane helices predicted for TA11325 by TMHMM2.0 at aa 15-37, 58-80, 115-137 and 157-179;~Signal anchor predicted for TA11325 by SignalP 2.0 HMM (Signal peptide probability 0.078, signal anchor probability 0.910) with cleavage site probability 0.053 between residues 36 and 37), whose protein sequence is MYLEWSNILKDLSPSFWGYLGIFFSLGLSVFGAATGLMLCGPSIMGGSVKSPRITVKNLVSVIFCEAIGIYGLIVSVLLMNIASRFTGEKAPLNLLLDKEITKLYYNDLFRGYSMLAVGLIVGFSNLFCGISVGVVGSACALADAQKPQLFVKVLMVEIFASVLGLFGVIVGVIIVSLVP, encoded by the exons atgtatcTTGAATGGTCTAATATTCTTAAAGATTTATCTCCATCATTTTGGGGTTATTTAGGTATATTCTTCTCATTAGGACTTTCAGTATTTGGAGCTGCCAC AGGATTAATGTTATGTGGACCATCAATAATGGGTGGTTCAGTGAAATCACCAAGAATTACAGTGAAGAATTTAGTATCTGTTATATTTTGTGAAGCGATTGGTATTTATGGGTTAATAGTTTCAGTACTTCTAATGAATATCGCATCAAGGTTTACAGGAGAAAAGGCACCTCTAAACCTATTACTTGATAAAGAAATTACTAAACTATATTACAATGATTTGTTTAGAGGTTATTCAATGCTAGCCGTAGGCTTAATTGTTGGATTTTCAAACTTATTCTGCgg TATTTCTGTTGGAGTTGTTGGAAGTGCTTGTGCATTAGCAGATGCTCAGAAACCTCAATTATTTGTCAAGGTTCTTATGGTTGAAATTTTCGCTAGTGTTCTAg GACTTTTTGGTGTTATTGTTGGTGTTATTATTGTATCACTTGTACCCTAA
- a CDS encoding uncharacterized protein (Tap579b07.q1c.C.cand.109 - score = 12.55;~SMART pfam:V-SNARE (PF05008) at aa 103-245, E()=4.00e-02; 1 transmembrane domain at aa 247-266;~1 probable transmembrane helix predicted for TA11320 by TMHMM2.0 at aa 247-266), which yields MDKCNEFSNNKFSNEFTNEFTNEFTNNEFSKFKNGFSNLNNGLTNINTDVKKFNFSFGLDDFSSLGKLKNEFRENLEILENYLKNEPKTEQEWESVLNYKNNFKSRLNEANSQVSRLLKQWMNSDSVKYLQVQRYSSIFDQLTTEFNNCSRQIDTRYQRFILFSSPDKYYKEENTTKITQSGMGLVDAIMDVESLTGQASQNLELLKRGNRKLAKIYNRVNTIVNKHLFDVQKLQKNINFIMTRNRAIFSIIIGIFLFFIFCKIFLKFF from the coding sequence ATGGACAAATGTAAtgaattttctaataataaattctcAAATGAATTCACGAATGAATTTACTAATGaatttactaataatgaattttctaagtttaaaaatggatttagtaatttgaataatggattaactaatattaatactgatgtgaagaaatttaatttttcatttggATTGGATGACTTTAGTAGTTTAGGTAAACTAAAGAATGAGTTCCGTGAGAATCTTGAAATATTAGagaattatttgaaaaatgaACCTAAAACTGAGCAAGAATGGGAGTCTgtacttaattataaaaataattttaaatcaagACTAAATGAGGCCAATTCTCAAGTTTCTCGACTTTTGAAGCAGTGGATGAATTCTGATAGTGTAAAGTATTTACAAGTTCAGAGATATAGTAGTATTTTTGACCAATTAACCACAGAGTTTAACAACTGTTCTAGACAAATTGATACCAGATATCAACGGTTCATATTGTTTAGTTCACCTGATAAATACtataaagaagaaaatacAACTAAAATTACACAGTCTGGTATGGGATTAGTAGATGCTATTATGGATGTGGAATCATTAACTGGTCAAGCATCTCAGAATCTTGAACTTCTTAAAAGAGGGAACCGTAAACTAgctaaaatatataatagagTAAATACTATAGTCaataaacatttatttgATGTACAAAAACTTCAAAAGAATATTAACTTTATAATGACTCGAAATCGAGCTATTTTCTCCATTATCATTGGAatctttttatttttcatcttttgtaaaatatttttaaagttcttttaa
- a CDS encoding uncharacterized protein (Tap579b07.q1c.C.cand.110 - score = 25.78) produces the protein MLYKEWIVEDIKWCLENGILRNTSNTLAGISEVKTHSKSEIKLTFSKLLEQLFESKIFNEDVKNNVEINVPIEILKAEAQKESTISKSLENVTKQLRNLIKSFQVRTFTEINFFYSFICDLMEIRNFNENNFKNVLNSTFDKLLTKKEFFMIRIFVTLVIKILKLAVLNLENTKKVNLKINGRWMDSIIIDNELVKLLHNGSVSGIYSRMKQVAFENWGNLNNLDNIYHENSVLGNKLFTGFNTVKATLMCELRNLSIWRQIIFTRIINHLSNLILNEENGYFNLLELKLNTLWNLILESIVESEIVTLHYDNIILMKNLHKMKNRNFNVYRLMIILKYMDSCTENLDDLENTIIYLNKKCNGKLEYKTGMKMWRSMDLSISQVRISD, from the exons atgttaTATAAAGAATGGATTGTGGAAGATATAAAATGGTGTTTGGAAAATGGAATATTAAGAAATACCAGTAATACATTGGCTGGAATTAGTGAAGTTAAAACACACTCGAAGTCggaaattaaattaacattttcaaaGTTATTAGaacaattatttgaatCGAAAATATTCAATGAAGATGTAAAAAACAATGTTGAAATTAATGTGCCGatagaaattttaaaggCAGAAGCCCAGAAGGAATCCACCATATCCAAATCACTTGAAAATGTAACCAAACAACttagaaatttaattaaatctttTCAAGTCAGAACATTCAcagaaattaattttttctattCATTCATAT GTGATTTAATGgaaattagaaattttaatgaaaataattttaaaaatgtattgaATAGTacatttgataaattattgacGAAAAAAGAGTTTTTCATGATTCGAATATTTGTAACATTGgtgattaaaattttaaaattggcAGTTCtgaatttggaaaatacTAAGAAAGTTAAccttaaaattaatggaaGATGGATGGACTCAATTATAATTGATAATGAATTGGTTAAACTACTACACAATGGTTCAGTATCGGGTATTTATAGCAGAATGAAACAAGTGGCATTTGAAAATTGgggaaatttaaataatcttgataatatttatcatGAAAATAGTGTATtgggaaataaattatttactgGATTTAACACAGTAAAAGCTACATTAATGTGTGAATTAAGAAATCTCTCAAT ATGGAgacaaattatatttactaGGATCATTAATCATTTGAGTAATCTAATTcttaatgaagaaaatggttattttaatttattggaATTGAAGTTAAATACATTATGGAATCTCATATTAGAATCCATAGTAGAATCTg AAATTGTAACATTACATTatgataatataatattaatgaaaaatcttcataaaatgaagaatagaaattttaatgtgtatagACTTATGATAATTCTGAAATATATGGATTCTTGTACTGAGAATCTTGATGACCTTgaaaatacaataatatacttaaaCAAAAAATGTAATGGAAAGTTAGAGTATAAAACTGGTATGAAAATGTGGAGATCAATGGACTTGAGTATAAGTCAAGTGAGAATTTCAGAttga